In Miscanthus floridulus cultivar M001 chromosome 5, ASM1932011v1, whole genome shotgun sequence, one genomic interval encodes:
- the LOC136449833 gene encoding glucosidase 2 subunit beta-like isoform X2, giving the protein MRLLLVGALLLCAAAAVESKPPLDTLGIPPQDEAYYRSGVIKCRDGSGRFSRDQLNDDFCDCPDGTDEPGTSACPEAKFYCKNSGHTPVMIFSSRVNDGICDCCDGSDEYDSNVTCKNTCWEAGKVAREKLKKKVATYKNGVVIWKQEVERAKEAFAKDEAELAKLKGEEKILQGLVDKLKEQKRLIEKAEEEERLRKEKEEKRIKEEAEKQATVEKGAPDASQDVDSKETQDHVQEDENKVAEQHDGHATDHDNHVTESGASAEQHGSVSKDGISAETGTVDELPQKESAAPTLEKDLSSDNPEGLSREELGRMVASRWTGESVNEVSKDDKKGHEDEQEIPEPAEEALEDELEIPEPAEENYGGYHSEVEDDRHKYEDEEFDHESEDEYVDDHDDHVESYRSDDDQKDLTEPGHASWLDKIQQTVQNVFQKFNFFKTPVDLSEASRVRKEYDDASSKLSKIQSKISSLAEKLKHDFGKDKEFYSFYDQCFETKEGKYTYKVCAYKKASQAEGHSSTNLGRWDKFEESYRVMHFSNGDKCWNGPDRSLKVRLRCGLSNELNDVDEPSRCEYVAVLSTPAVCVEEKLKELQNKLDAMSSKQPGHDEL; this is encoded by the exons ATGAGGCTCCTCCTCGTCGGTGCCCTCCTCCTCTGCGCCGCCGCGGCGGTGGAGTCCAAACCGCCCCTCGACACCCTGGGAATACCCCCGCAAG ATGAGGCGTACTACAGAAGCGGCGTGATCAAATGCAGGGACGGATCGGGCAGGTTCTCCAGGGACCAGCTCAACGACGACTTCTGCGACTGCCCCGACGGCACCGACGAGCCTG GGACATCTGCGTGCCCCGAGGCGAAATTCTACTGCAAGAATTCAGGCCACACTCCAGTCATGATCTTCTCGTCACGAGTGAATGACGGCATTTGTG ATTGCTGTGATGGGAGTGATGAATATGACAGCAATGTCACCTGTAAGAACACTTGCTGGGAGGCTGGCAAGGTGGCGAGGGAGAAATTGAAGAAGAAAGTCGCTACATACAAAAATGGTGTCGTTATTTGGAAACAGGAAGTTGAAAGGGCGAAAGAGGCTTTTGCTAAAGACGAAGCGGAGTTAGCAAAATTGAAGGGTGAAGAGAAAATACTCCAAGGACTTGTTGACAAACTCAAAG AGCAAAAGAGATTAATAGAGAAGGCAGAGGAAGAAGAGCGTTTAAGaaaagagaaggaagaaaagagaatAAAGGAAGAAGCTGAAAAGCAAGCTACTGTTGAAAAGGGAGCACCTGATGCCTCTCAGGATGTAGATTCTAAGGAAACTCAGGACCATGTGCAAGAAGATGAAAACAAG GTAGCTGAACAGCATGATGGACATGCAACGGACCATGATAATCATGTAACAGAAAGTGGGGCATCTGCTGAGCAG CATGGTTCTGTAAGTAAAGATGGTATTAGTGCTGAAACTGGAACTGTAGATGAATTGCCACAGAAGGAGTCTGCAGCACCTACCTTAGAGAAG GATCTTAGCTCTGACAATCCTGAGGGTTTATCAAGGGAAGAGTTAGGTCGAATGGTAGCTTCTCGTTGGACTGGAGAAAGTGTAAATGAGGTTAGTAAAGATGATAAGAAGGGGCATGAAGATGAGCAAGAAATACCAGAACCTGCAGAAGAAGCACTTGAAGATGAATTAGAAATCCCAGAACCTGCTGAAGAAAATTATGGTGGTTATCATTCAGAAGTTGAGGATGACAGGCATAAATATGAAGATGAAGAGTTTGATCATGAGTCAGAAGATGAATATGTTGATGACCATGATGACCATGTTGAGTCCTATAGATCTGATGACGACCAGAAAG ATTTAACTGAGCCAGGACATGCATCGTGGTTGGACAAAATTCAGCAGACTGTAcaaaatgttttccaaaaattcaACTTTTTTAAGACCCCTGTAGATTTGTCAG AGGCTTCTCGTGTTCGTAAGGAGTATGATGATGCTAGCTCAAAGCTTTCAAAAATTCAATCTAAGATATCCAGTCTAGCTGAGAAGCTCAAACATGATTTTG GTAAGGACAAGGAGTTCTATTCCTTTTATGATCAGTGCTTTGAGACCAAGGAAGGAAA GTATACTTACAAGGTCTGTGCATATAAGAAAGCATCACAGGCTGAAGGTCACAGTTCCACCAACCTGGG GCGGTGGGACAAATTTGAAGAATCATACAGAGTAATGCACTTCTCAAATGGAGACAAATGCTGGAATGGTCCTGACCGAAGCCTAAAG GTTAGGCTTAGATGTGGGCTGAGCAATGAGCTTAATGATGTCGATGAGCCTAGCAGATGCGA GTATGTGGCTGTATTGTCGACTCCTGCAGTTTGCGTTGAGGAGAAGCTGAAG GAGCTGCAAAACAAACTGGATGCCATGTCTTCGAAGCAGCCCGGGCATGATGAACTTTAA
- the LOC136449833 gene encoding glucosidase 2 subunit beta-like isoform X1 — protein MRLLLVGALLLCAAAAVESKPPLDTLGIPPQDEAYYRSGVIKCRDGSGRFSRDQLNDDFCDCPDGTDEPGTSACPEAKFYCKNSGHTPVMIFSSRVNDGICDCCDGSDEYDSNVTCKNTCWEAGKVAREKLKKKVATYKNGVVIWKQEVERAKEAFAKDEAELAKLKGEEKILQGLVDKLKEQKRLIEKAEEEERLRKEKEEKRIKEEAEKQATVEKGAPDASQDVDSKETQDHVQEDENKVAEQHDGHATDHDNHVTESGASAEQHGSVSKDGISAETGTVDELPQKESAAPTLEKDLSSDNPEGLSREELGRMVASRWTGESVNEVSKDDKKGHEDEQEIPEPAEEALEDELEIPEPAEENYGGYHSEVEDDRHKYEDEEFDHESEDEYVDDHDDHVESYRSDDDQKGDHYSDLTEPGHASWLDKIQQTVQNVFQKFNFFKTPVDLSEASRVRKEYDDASSKLSKIQSKISSLAEKLKHDFGKDKEFYSFYDQCFETKEGKYTYKVCAYKKASQAEGHSSTNLGRWDKFEESYRVMHFSNGDKCWNGPDRSLKVRLRCGLSNELNDVDEPSRCEYVAVLSTPAVCVEEKLKELQNKLDAMSSKQPGHDEL, from the exons ATGAGGCTCCTCCTCGTCGGTGCCCTCCTCCTCTGCGCCGCCGCGGCGGTGGAGTCCAAACCGCCCCTCGACACCCTGGGAATACCCCCGCAAG ATGAGGCGTACTACAGAAGCGGCGTGATCAAATGCAGGGACGGATCGGGCAGGTTCTCCAGGGACCAGCTCAACGACGACTTCTGCGACTGCCCCGACGGCACCGACGAGCCTG GGACATCTGCGTGCCCCGAGGCGAAATTCTACTGCAAGAATTCAGGCCACACTCCAGTCATGATCTTCTCGTCACGAGTGAATGACGGCATTTGTG ATTGCTGTGATGGGAGTGATGAATATGACAGCAATGTCACCTGTAAGAACACTTGCTGGGAGGCTGGCAAGGTGGCGAGGGAGAAATTGAAGAAGAAAGTCGCTACATACAAAAATGGTGTCGTTATTTGGAAACAGGAAGTTGAAAGGGCGAAAGAGGCTTTTGCTAAAGACGAAGCGGAGTTAGCAAAATTGAAGGGTGAAGAGAAAATACTCCAAGGACTTGTTGACAAACTCAAAG AGCAAAAGAGATTAATAGAGAAGGCAGAGGAAGAAGAGCGTTTAAGaaaagagaaggaagaaaagagaatAAAGGAAGAAGCTGAAAAGCAAGCTACTGTTGAAAAGGGAGCACCTGATGCCTCTCAGGATGTAGATTCTAAGGAAACTCAGGACCATGTGCAAGAAGATGAAAACAAG GTAGCTGAACAGCATGATGGACATGCAACGGACCATGATAATCATGTAACAGAAAGTGGGGCATCTGCTGAGCAG CATGGTTCTGTAAGTAAAGATGGTATTAGTGCTGAAACTGGAACTGTAGATGAATTGCCACAGAAGGAGTCTGCAGCACCTACCTTAGAGAAG GATCTTAGCTCTGACAATCCTGAGGGTTTATCAAGGGAAGAGTTAGGTCGAATGGTAGCTTCTCGTTGGACTGGAGAAAGTGTAAATGAGGTTAGTAAAGATGATAAGAAGGGGCATGAAGATGAGCAAGAAATACCAGAACCTGCAGAAGAAGCACTTGAAGATGAATTAGAAATCCCAGAACCTGCTGAAGAAAATTATGGTGGTTATCATTCAGAAGTTGAGGATGACAGGCATAAATATGAAGATGAAGAGTTTGATCATGAGTCAGAAGATGAATATGTTGATGACCATGATGACCATGTTGAGTCCTATAGATCTGATGACGACCAGAAAGGTGATCACTATTCAG ATTTAACTGAGCCAGGACATGCATCGTGGTTGGACAAAATTCAGCAGACTGTAcaaaatgttttccaaaaattcaACTTTTTTAAGACCCCTGTAGATTTGTCAG AGGCTTCTCGTGTTCGTAAGGAGTATGATGATGCTAGCTCAAAGCTTTCAAAAATTCAATCTAAGATATCCAGTCTAGCTGAGAAGCTCAAACATGATTTTG GTAAGGACAAGGAGTTCTATTCCTTTTATGATCAGTGCTTTGAGACCAAGGAAGGAAA GTATACTTACAAGGTCTGTGCATATAAGAAAGCATCACAGGCTGAAGGTCACAGTTCCACCAACCTGGG GCGGTGGGACAAATTTGAAGAATCATACAGAGTAATGCACTTCTCAAATGGAGACAAATGCTGGAATGGTCCTGACCGAAGCCTAAAG GTTAGGCTTAGATGTGGGCTGAGCAATGAGCTTAATGATGTCGATGAGCCTAGCAGATGCGA GTATGTGGCTGTATTGTCGACTCCTGCAGTTTGCGTTGAGGAGAAGCTGAAG GAGCTGCAAAACAAACTGGATGCCATGTCTTCGAAGCAGCCCGGGCATGATGAACTTTAA